The following proteins are encoded in a genomic region of Zea mays cultivar B73 chromosome 9, Zm-B73-REFERENCE-NAM-5.0, whole genome shotgun sequence:
- the LOC103638745 gene encoding probable E3 ubiquitin ligase SUD1 has product MAEMAERSVAGELPEEPRPPHGEEDDEEEEEGDVCRICRNRGDEDHPLRYPCACSGSIKFVHQDCLLQWLDHSNSRQCEVCKHAFSFSPVYADNAPTRLPFQELIVGVGMKACHVFQFILRLAFVLSVWLMIIPFITYWIWRLTLVRSIGEAQRLFLSHISAQLILSDCLHGFLLSAIIVLIFLGATSLRDYIRHLRELGGHDAERDDGGRERHGARAVRRLAGPNNRVPADGNIDELAEAQGIGAGELLRRNAENVAARLERLEAQVEQMLDGLDDADGAEDVPFDELVGMQGPVFHLVENAITVLASNAIFLIVVIFVPFSLGRIVLYYLSWFFSSASTPMLAKMMPFTETAISIANDTLKSALNVVKNFSSDSNNEGVIGHVIEVVTQSLKINATGLSVIQVTGKSSLMKGTAIGSSYLSDLTTLAVGYMFIFCLVLLYIGSLALLRYARGERFTIGRLYGIATILEAIPSLCRQFFAGMKHIMTMVKVAFLLVIELGVFPLMCGWWLDVCTLKMLGTTIAQRIEFFTVSPLASSSIHWLVGIVYMLQISIFVSLLRGVLRNGVLYFLRDPADPNYNPFRDLIDDPVHKHARRVLLSVAVYGSLIVMLVFLPVKLAMRVAPSIFPLDITIFDPFTEIPVDVLLFQICIPFAIEHFKPRATIKSLLHHWFAVVGWGLGLTDFLLPKPEENGGQENWNGRAERRDRGHGGQEMVAPQVEQLMIQHVAAEHNDRGNANEANDVTEESDVDDQGDSEYGFVLRIVLLLVLAWMTLLIFNAGMIVIPISLGRLVFEGVPRLPITHGIKCNDLFSFSIGCYILWSVAAGTRYAIDYIRSRQLGFLVQQICKWCSIVLKSSFLLSIWIFVIPVLIGLLFELLVIVPMRVPIDESPVFLLYQDWALGLIFLKIWTRLVMLDQMAPLVDESWRSKFERVRDDGFSRLRGLWVLHEIIMPILTKLLTALCVPYVLARGIFPVLGYPLIVNSAVYRFAWLGCLIFSALFFCGKRFHVWFTNLHNSIRDDRYLIGRRLHNFGEDTPEPSESGATIGSDDQDQALVLRDQEEEVGLRMRRNNMRANQQPRLAF; this is encoded by the exons ATGGCGGAGATGGCCGAACGGTCCGTCGCGGGCGAGCTGCCGGAGGAGCCGCGGCCGCCGCACGgggaggaggacgacgaggaggaagagGAGGGGGACGTGTGCCGGATCTGCCGCAACCGCGGCGACGAGGACCACCCGCTGCGCTACCCGTGCGCCTGCAGCGGAAGCATCAAATTCGTGCACCAGGACTGCCTCCTCCAGTGGCTCGACCATAGCAACTCGCGCCAGTGCGAG GTCTGTAAACATGCATTCTCCTTCTCACCCGTGTACGCTGATAATGCTCCGACAAGACTCCCTTTCCAGGAACTGATTGTTGGTGTTGGAATGAAAGCATGCCATGTGTTTCAATTCATCCTTCGGCTTGCCTTTGTTCTCTCAGTTTGGCTCATGATTATCCCATTCATTACCTATTGGATTTGGCGGTTAACATTGGTGAGAAGTATTGGTGAAGCGCAAAGGCTGTTCCTCAGTCACATCAGTGCTCAGTTGATTCTTAGCGATTGCCTTCATGGGTTCCTTCTCTCAGCTATCATTGTCCTTATATTTCTTGGAGCCACCTCATTACGGGACTACATAAGGCATTTGCGTGAACTTGGTGGACATGATGCTGAGAGGGATGATGGAGGTCGTGAAAGGCATGGTGCTCGGGCTGTCAGGAGGCTAGCTGGTCCTAATAATAGGGTTCCTGCAGATGGAAATATTGATGAATTAGCAGAAGCCCAAGGAATCGGTGCTGGTGAACTTTTGAGGAGAAATGCGGAAAATGTTGCTGCTCGATTAGAACGACTTGAGGCTCAGGTGGAGCAGATGCTTGATGGTCTGGATGATGCTGATGGAGCAGAGGACGTTCCTTTTGATGAACTTGTTGGTATGCAAGGCCCTGTCTTCCACTTGGTTGAGAATGCAATAACA GTTTTGGCCAGCAATGCTATATTCCTCATTGTTGTGATCTTTGTTCCATTCTCATTGGGAAGGATTGTTCTGTACTACCTATCATGGTTTTTCTCTTCGGCTTCTACTCCTATGCTGGCAAAAATGATGCCCTTCACAGAAACAGCTATTTCTATAGCTAATGATACATTAAAGAGCGCACTTAATGTTGTGAAGAATTTTTCTTCTGACAGTAATAATGAAGGTGTTATCGGGCATGTGATTGAGGTTGTAACTCAATCCTTGAAGATAAATGCCACTGGTCTGAGTGTAATTCAAGTCACTGGGAAGAGCAGTCTGATGAAAGGAACAGCAATTGGCTCATCTTATCTTTCGGATCTGACAACTCTTGCTGTTGGATACATGTTCATCTTCTGTCTTGTACTTTTGTACATCGGATCACTGGCTTTACTTCGATATGCCAGGGGAGAACGTTTCACCATCGGAAGACTCTATGGTATAGCTACTATATTAGAGGCAATCCCTTCTCTGTGCAGGCAGTTCTTTGCTGGAATGAAGCATATTATGACTATGGTCAAAGTTGCATTCCTTCTGGTCATTGAGCTTGGTGTATTTCCTCTAATGTGTGGTTGGTGGCTTGATGTTTGCACTCTAAAGATGCTGGGCACAACAATTGCGCAGAGGATTGAATTCTTTACAGTGTCACCCTTAGCGAGCTCATCTATCCATTGGCTAGTTGGGATTGTGTATATGCTCCAAATAAGCATATTTGTCAGCCTTCTTCGAGGG GTTCTGCGCAATGGAGTTCTTTATTTTCTGCGGGACCCTGCTGATCCAAATTACAATCCATTTAGGGATTTGATTGACGATCCTGTGCATAAGCATGCCCGACGAGTTCTTTTGTCAGTTGCAGTGTATGGAAGTTTGATTGTGATGTTGGTCTTCTTACCTGTAAAACTGGCCATGAGAGTAGCTCCTTCAATTTTTCCTCTGGACATCAC CATATTTGATCCATTTACTGAGATTCCAGTTGATGTCCTTCTGTTCCAAATATGCATCCCATTTGCTATTGAGCATTTCAAGCCTCGTGCAACCATTAAATCTCTTCTGCATCATTGGTTTGCTGTGGTTGGTTGGGGCCTTGGCTTAACCGATTTCTTGCTGCCAAAACCTGAAGAAAACGGTGGGCAGGAAAACTGGAATGGCAGGGCAGAAAGGAGAGACAGGGGACATGGTGGGCAGGAAATGGTTGCCCCACAGGTTGAACAACTTATGATACAACATGTTGCCGCAGAACATAATGACAGGGGAAATGCAAATGAAGCCAATGATGTCACTGAAGAATCTGATGTAGATGATCAGGGAGACTCTGA GTATGGCTTTGTGCTTCGCATCGTGCTCCTGCTTGTACTGGCATGGATGACACTACTAATATTCAATGCTGGAATGATAGTTATTCCTATCTCGCTTGGCCGTCTTGTTTTTGAGGGTGTTCCGCGCCTGCCAATCACACATGGCATTAAGTGCAATG ATCTGTTCTCCTTTAGCATTGGGTGCTATATTCTCTGGAGTGTTGCAGCTGGGACCAGATATGCCATTGATTACATCAGATCACGACAGCTGGGATTTCTGGTTCAACAGATCTGCAAGTGGTGCTCAATTGTTTTGAAGAGCTCTTTTCTCTTGTCAATATGG ATCTTTGTTATTCCTGTGCTGATTGGACTTCTTTTTGAGCTGCTGGTCATTGTACCCATGAGGGTGCCTATTGATGAGAGCCCTGTCTTCTTATTGTACCAGGATTGGGCACTGGGGTTAATATTCTTGAAAATATGGACTAGACTG GTTATGTTGGATCAGATGGCACCTTTGGTTGATGAAAGCTGGAGGTCAAAGTTTGAGAGAGTTAGAGACGATGGCTTCTCCCGTTTAAGGGGTCTGTGGGTCCTCCATGAAATTATAATGCCGATTCTCACCAAACTCCTTACCGCTCTCTGTGTCCCATACGTCCTTGCAAGGGGCATCTTCCCGGTGCTGGGTTACCCACTCATCGTGAACTCAGCAGTGTATCGCTTTGCCTGGCTTGGATGCCTGATCTTCAGCGCACTCTTCTTTTGTGGAAAGAGGTTCCATGTCTGGTTCACCAACCTCCACAACTCCATCAGGGATGACCGCTATCTGATTGGCCGAAGGCTGCACAACTTTGGTGAGGACACACCCGAGCCGAGTGAATCTGGAGCAACTATAGGGTCAGATGACCAGGACCAAGCTCTTGTCCTGCGAGATCAGGAAGAGGAAGTGGGGTTGAGGATGAGGCGCAATAATATGCGTGCAAACCAACAACCCAGGCTGGCTTTTTAA